In Tachysurus vachellii isolate PV-2020 chromosome 10, HZAU_Pvac_v1, whole genome shotgun sequence, the following proteins share a genomic window:
- the ap5m1 gene encoding AP-5 complex subunit mu-1: MSIRALWVITHEKGEAVKVQFSRRYPSVEFRAKTFAGSHHVSVPEDCEIAHLLLSELGLADPDKPYIAARDDCSRQQRSPALELCVGSSGERTLWPVLTIVQGGLILACLPLIEVPPDPRPSLPSLASVSQGLALLSSLQGFLCGTGGKPAEPDVLVSRLATLPSVLMQVCPLGTPLDTLPQSEMLPAALAPGPGGAQKQPAWKTGVYRGRAVVSVALTEMVRSMQYGNQNKQDLWDVHGTVTCKCEVEGVLPNVTVTLTLPPIGSPLQDILVHPCVTSLDSSILTATSVEDNDGSAFSGPYKFPFSPPLEPFRLCSYTSQVPVPPILGSYHLKSEDNQLKLNVVLKLHESVKNSFEYCEAHLPFFNRNLMGNVEIKVTSGQLEVSKEKNLLVWFLGQKFPKSREVTLDGTINFSGHVAGPSDPMCTDLTAYVKLYFRVPEMTLSGCCVDQHSVQVYSSTKPRIITTRELVSSDYYIWNSTGDAPVCSGPVTL; this comes from the exons ATGAGTATCCGGGCGCTGTGGGTCATCACCCACGAGAAGGGTGAAGCTGTAAAAGTGCAATTTTCCAG GCGATACCCCTCAGTGGAGTTTCGTGCTAAAACCTTTGCTGGATCTCACCATGTGTCTGTTCCTGAGGATTGTGAAATAGCCCACTTGCTACTGAGTGAACTGGGCCTGGCAGACCCCGACAAGCCTTATATTGCTGCAAGAGATGACTGTTCTCGCCAGCAGCGATCTCCTGCACTGGAGCTTTGTGTTGGTAGCTCAGGTGAGAGGACACTATGGCCGGTCCTAACCATCGTCCAGGGTGGACTAATCCTTGCCTGTCTCCCGCTAATCGAAGTCCCACCTGATCCCCGGCCTTCCCTTCCCAGCTTAGCTTCTGTCTCTCAGGGCTTAGCCCTCTTATCTAGCCTACAGGGCTTTCTTTGTGGCACAGGGGGAAAACCAGCAGAACCTGATGTGCTTGTCTCTCGCTTGGCAACCCTTCCATCAGTACTGATGCAGGTTTGTCCATTAGGGACTCCCCTGGACACTCTACCTCAGTCTGAGATGCTGCCTGCTGCTCTGGCTCCAGGCCCTGGTGGTGCTCAGAAACAACCTGCGTGGAAAACAGGAGTTTATCGAGGGAGAGCTGTGGTAAGCGTGGCCCTCACAGAGATGGTGAGGTCCATGCAGTATGGAAACCAGAACAAACAGGATCTGTGGGATGTGCATGGGACAGTAACCTGCAAA TGTGAAGTGGAAGGTGTTCTGCCTAATGTTACAGTCACCCTCACCCTGCCGCCCATTGGCTCACCCCTGCAGGATATCCTTGTGCACCCCTGTGTTACTTCGCTTGATTCCAGTATTCTTACAGCTACTAGTGTGGAGGACAACGATGGCTCTGCCTTTTCAGGGCCATACAAATTTCCTTTCTCTCCACCTTTGGAGCCTTTCCGACTTTGTAGTTATACCTCCCAG GTACCTGTGCCGCCTATTCTTGGTTCCTACCATCTCAAGTCAGAGGACAACCAGCTCAAGCTCAACGTAGTCCTCAAACTCCACGAGAGTGTCAAAAACAGCTTTGAATACTGTGAAGCACATCTGCCATTTTTCAACAG AAACCTCATGGGCAACGTGGAAATAAAAGTGACCTCAGGACAGTTAGAGGTTTCAAAAGAGAAGAATCTGCTCGTTTGGTTTCTTG gtcaGAAATTCCCAAAGTCACGAGAGGTAACTCTGGATGGTACGATTAATTTCTCAGGGCATGTTGCTGGACCATCAGACCCTATGTGTACAGATCTCACTGCATATGTGAAG CTTTATTTCCGAGTACCTGAAATGACGTTATCTGGATGCTGTGTGGACCAGCACTCTGTACAAGTGTACTCCTCAACAAAGCCACGTATCATCACAA CACGAGAACTGGTGTCCTCTGATTACTACATCTGGAACTCCACTGGAGACGCACCTGTGTGTTCTGGACCTGTGACACTGTAG
- the exoc5 gene encoding exocyst complex component 5, which produces MATTAQLFEEPFDADEYIERLAWRTPGGGSKRGAEAFDPKKLLEEFVNHIEELKQLDERIQRKVEKLEQQCHREAKEFAHKVQELQRSNQVAFQHFQELDDHISYVATKVCHLGDQLEGVNTPRQRAVEAQRLMTYFNEFLDGDLRSDVFTNPEKIKEAADIIQKLHLIAQELPFDRFADVKAKIASKYHDLERQLIQEFTAAQRRGEIGRMREVAAVLLHFKGYAHCIDVYIKQCQEAAYMQSDVFEDTALLCQKVNKQVGEVFSSPEMVMAKLIQNIFENKLQIYVKERLETRSTELEQYLINLYDLYTRTTALAAKLTEFNLGSDKHTFLSKLIKSIFATYLDSYIDMERQYLQSRSASILQRYYDSKNHQKRTVGTGSIQELKERIRQRTNLPLGPSIDTHGETLLSQEVVVSLLQETRHAFQRCNKLSDPADLPKNAYSIFLLLVEHLCVDHIDYALEIGLSAIPSADAKNANLYFLDVVQQANTIFHLYDKQFNDHLMPLISSSPKLTECLQKKKEVIDQMEVKLDTGIDRTLNCMIGQMKHILTTEQKKTDFRPEDENNAMNALQYTSACSKVCAYVSKQVERVRRSMDGKNVDTVLAELGVRFHRLIHEHLQQFSYTSMGGMLAICDVAEYRRCTKDFRVPLVLQLFDTLHALCNLLVVVPDNLKQVCSGEQLTNLDRNLLHAFVQLRADYRSARLGRHFS; this is translated from the exons ATGGCTACGACGGCGCAATTATTTGAG GAGCCATTTGATGCGGATGAGTACATAGAGCGACTTGCTTGGAGAACTCCAGGGGGTGGATCTAAAAGAGGAGCAGAAGCGTTTGACCCTAAAAA GCTGCTAGAAGAGTTTGTTAACCACATAGAGGAACTGAAACAATTGGATGAGCGGATCCAGAGGAAAGTTGAGAAGCTTGAACAGCAATGCCATCGGGAAGCCAAAGAGTTTGCACACAAAGTCCAGGAGCTGCAGAGGAGTAACCAG GTTGCCTTTCAGCACTTCCAAGAGCTGGATGATCACATCAGCTACGTGGCCACTAAGGTGTGTCACCTGGGAGACCAATTGGAGGGAGTGAACACTCCGAGACAGAGGGCAGTGGAGGCCCAGAGGCTTATGACCTACTTTAATGAATTCCTGGATGGAGATTTGCGTAGTGATGTTTTTACCAACCCTGAGAAG ATAAAAGAAGCAGCTGACATCATACAGAAGTTGCACCTGATTGCTCAGGAGTTGCCGTTTGACAG ATTTGCTGATGTGAAAGCCAAGATAGCAA GTAAATACCATGACTTGGAGCGGCAGCTGATTCAGGAGTTCACAGCAGCTCAGCGCAGAGGGGAAATCGGCCGCATGAGAGAAGTGGCTGCAGTCCTGCTACATTTCaag GGCTATGCCCATTGTATAGACGTCTATATCAAACAGTGCCAAGAG GCTGCATACATGCAGAGCGATGTGTTTGAGGACACTGCTCTTCTCTGTCAAAAGGTCAATAAACAGGTGGGCGAGGTCTTCTCTAGCCCAGAAATGGTCATGGCCAAACTCATCCAAAACATCTTTGAGAACAAGTTACAG ATCTATGTAAAAGAAAGACTTGAGACTCGTTCCACTGAATTGGAGCAATACCTCATAAACCTCTATGACCTCTACACCAG GACAACAGCTTTGGCTGCTAAACTAACAGAGTTTAACCTGGgttcagacaaacacaccttcCTATCCAAACTGATTAAAAGCATCTTCGCCACCTACCTGGATAGTTACATAGACATGGAGCGTCAGTATCTTCAGTCTCGTAGTGCTTCAATTCTGCAACGATACTACGACTCTAAGAACCATCAAAAGCGTACAGTAGGAACAGGAAG tatccaGGAGCTGAAAGAGCGGATCAGGCAGCGCACTAACCTGCCTTTGGGTCCCAGTATCGACACACATGGAGAAACCTTACTCTCACAGGAGGTTGTGGTCAGTCTGCTGCAAGAGACAAGGCACGCCTTCCAGAGATGCAACAAG TTGTCTGACCCAGCTGATCTCCCTAAAAATGCCTACTCTATCTTCCTGCTGCTTGTAGAGCACCTTTGTGTGGACCATATTGACTATGCCTTGGAAATTGGCCTTTCAG CTATTCCGTCTGCAGATGCCAAAAATGCAAACCTTTACTTTTTGGATGTGGTGCAGCAGGCTAACACTATTTTTCACCTCTATGATAAGCAGTTTAATGACCATCTCATGCCACTTATTAG CTCCTCTCCAAAGCTAACAGAATGTttgcaaaagaaaaaggagGTGATTGATCAGATGGAAGTGAAACTAGACACAGGCATTGACCG AACACTGAATTGCATGATCGGCCAGATGAAACATATTCTGACCACCGAGCAAAAGAAAACTGACTTCAGGCCAGAAGATGAGAACAATGCAATGAATGCACTACAGTACACTTCA GCATGCTCTAAGGTATGTGCCTACGTGAGTAAGCAGGTGGAGCGTGTACGGAGGTCTATGGATGGAAAAAATGTGGATACGGTGCTGGCTGAGCTGGGCGTGCGCTTTCACAGGCTCATCCATGAGCACCTGCAGCAGTTCAGCTACACGTCAATGGGTGGCATGCTGGCCATCTGTGACGTGGCAGAGTACCGCCGCTGCACCAAAGACTTCCGG GTTCCTCTGGTCCTGCAGCTCTTTGACACATTACACGCTCTCTGTAACCTTCTGGTTGTTGTTCCTGACAATCTGAAGCAGGTTTGCTCAGGAGAGCAGCTCACGAATTTGGACAGGAACCTCCTGCATGCCTTTGTGCAGCTCAGGGCGGACTATCGCTCAGCTAGACTGGGCCGCCATTTTAGCTAA